A region of Myxococcus stipitatus DSM 14675 DNA encodes the following proteins:
- a CDS encoding AMIN-like domain-containing (lipo)protein yields the protein MKRAGRWLSSLWLAGYLGVAGCSKKEEAPPPPAAELPPAEEAPPSIPAPEGATPREGEAVAKPPVPVVPDGSTALPSSEAKEEPAPSKPPAPPGGGIAPEDAKNREWTTSPVELKRSSAPQATLRSVRAGAHPDFDRVVFEFEGTQLPGYRVEYPKEPVVQCGSGDVVSLAGKAQLQVSLMPARAHTDAGQPTVATREQKVALPVVVELERICDFEGEVSWALGTQGTAPFRIMELKEPPRLVVDVRH from the coding sequence ATGAAGCGCGCCGGACGCTGGCTGTCTTCGCTGTGGCTTGCCGGGTACCTGGGAGTCGCGGGGTGCTCCAAGAAGGAAGAAGCACCCCCGCCTCCCGCGGCCGAGCTACCCCCCGCCGAGGAGGCACCTCCCTCCATCCCCGCCCCCGAGGGAGCCACTCCTCGCGAGGGCGAGGCCGTCGCGAAGCCTCCCGTCCCTGTCGTTCCGGATGGGAGCACGGCGCTTCCGTCGAGCGAGGCGAAGGAGGAGCCCGCGCCCTCGAAGCCTCCGGCGCCCCCGGGAGGAGGCATCGCGCCCGAGGATGCGAAGAACCGCGAGTGGACCACGAGCCCGGTGGAGCTGAAGCGGAGCAGCGCGCCGCAGGCCACGCTGCGCTCCGTGCGCGCGGGGGCACATCCGGACTTCGACCGCGTGGTGTTCGAGTTCGAGGGGACGCAGCTTCCGGGCTACCGCGTGGAGTATCCGAAGGAGCCGGTGGTGCAGTGTGGCTCGGGTGACGTGGTGTCGCTCGCGGGCAAGGCCCAGCTCCAGGTGAGCCTCATGCCCGCGCGAGCGCACACCGATGCGGGACAGCCCACGGTCGCCACGCGGGAGCAGAAGGTCGCGCTGCCCGTGGTCGTGGAATTGGAGCGCATCTGCGACTTCGAGGGCGAGGTGTCATGGGCCCTGGGCACCCAGGGCACCGCGCCCTTCCGCATCATGGAGCTGAAGGAGCCCCCGCGACTCGTGGTGGACGTGCGGCACTGA
- a CDS encoding DUF1028 domain-containing protein — protein MKPFHRGLLAAASLFLASTPALAGERPLTNPSVFGTRAVVACDPVEKSCGMAVISFPSGVSTLVPYGRSDLAVASMSMPSVDVAQAIIARIDAGSTPQEAIDWAQTVDPYATLRQLAAVKLHPDGTVTMGQVTGADSSSHHCAIRDTTFVVQANNMTTPDMCRAMADGFRQAKGSLPQRLYASLKAGARVGGDRNGERSGVIRVWNTTVDTAFYTHVLADAVVHASSDALRELGIQLNRYQGTLGVPYPADQVTLDADTARYVKRVLRKLGYYHGRMDGSWSDAAEQALYDFNWNNLFFLKPTEVVGGTRKIDGVLVNFLRDADLRALVRASASAE, from the coding sequence ATGAAGCCCTTCCACCGTGGTCTCCTCGCCGCCGCGTCCCTCTTCTTGGCGTCCACCCCGGCCCTCGCGGGCGAGCGCCCCCTGACGAACCCGAGCGTTTTCGGCACGCGCGCCGTCGTGGCGTGCGACCCCGTGGAGAAGTCCTGCGGAATGGCCGTCATCTCGTTCCCCAGCGGCGTCAGCACGCTGGTGCCCTACGGGCGCTCGGACCTCGCGGTGGCCAGCATGTCGATGCCCTCGGTGGATGTCGCGCAGGCCATCATCGCCCGCATCGACGCGGGCTCGACCCCGCAGGAGGCCATCGACTGGGCGCAGACCGTCGACCCGTACGCCACCCTCCGCCAGCTCGCCGCGGTGAAGCTCCACCCGGACGGCACCGTGACGATGGGACAGGTCACGGGCGCGGACTCCAGCAGCCACCACTGCGCCATCCGGGACACCACCTTCGTCGTGCAGGCCAACAACATGACGACGCCCGACATGTGCCGGGCCATGGCGGACGGCTTCCGCCAGGCGAAGGGCAGCCTGCCGCAGCGGCTGTATGCGTCGCTCAAGGCCGGGGCGCGCGTGGGAGGCGACCGCAATGGTGAGCGCTCGGGCGTCATCCGCGTCTGGAACACCACCGTCGACACGGCCTTCTACACGCACGTGCTCGCGGACGCCGTCGTCCACGCCAGCTCCGACGCGCTCCGGGAGCTGGGCATCCAGCTCAACCGCTACCAGGGCACGCTGGGGGTGCCGTACCCCGCGGACCAGGTGACGCTCGACGCGGACACCGCGCGCTACGTCAAGCGCGTGCTGCGCAAGCTCGGGTACTACCACGGCCGCATGGATGGCTCGTGGTCCGATGCCGCGGAGCAGGCCCTGTACGACTTCAACTGGAACAATCTTTTCTTCCTGAAGCCCACCGAGGTGGTGGGCGGCACGCGGAAGATTGACGGCGTGCTGGTCAACTTCCTGCGGGACGCGGACCTGCGCGCGCTCGTCCGCGCTTCGGCCTCCGCGGAGTAG
- a CDS encoding pyridoxal phosphate-dependent aminotransferase produces MALDLTTLPRPSRDDATVGTMARGLVGSEILRIAAEVRELAAKGRKVCNLTVGDFNPREFPIPDGLRSHIATALQSGETNYPPSDGVLDLRQAVQRFYERSLGLKYPLEGIVIAGGARPIIYGTYRAVLDEGETVVYPVPSWNNNHYIHMMNAKGVVVTTDAAHGFMPTLEQLAPHLGSARLLCLCSPLNPTGTMIAPDTLGAICERVVAENRAREKQGRKPLILMYDQIYWVLSFGAVKHVTPVELVPEVAPYTVFVDGISKAFAATGVRVGWGVGPPTIIARMRDVLGHVGAWAPKAEQVAVARYLEDVPATESFLGEMRQRVDARLEALHKGLTRMREAGLPVRHIAPQGAIYLSVQFDLVGKGGLKTNDDIRKLLLEKASFAVVPFQAFGLMEDTGWFRLSVGATSVSEIEEALPRVEAALREALATK; encoded by the coding sequence ATGGCTCTCGACCTCACCACCCTCCCACGTCCCTCGCGGGACGACGCCACCGTCGGCACCATGGCGCGTGGACTCGTTGGCAGCGAGATTCTCCGCATCGCGGCGGAAGTCCGGGAGCTGGCGGCCAAAGGCCGCAAGGTCTGCAACCTCACCGTGGGCGACTTCAACCCGCGCGAGTTCCCCATCCCCGACGGCCTGCGCTCGCACATCGCCACGGCGCTCCAGTCGGGCGAGACGAACTATCCGCCCTCGGACGGCGTGCTGGACCTACGCCAGGCCGTGCAGCGTTTCTATGAGCGCTCCCTGGGGCTGAAGTACCCGCTGGAGGGAATCGTCATCGCGGGCGGCGCCCGGCCCATCATCTACGGCACGTACCGCGCCGTGCTGGATGAGGGGGAGACGGTGGTCTACCCGGTGCCCTCGTGGAACAACAACCACTACATCCACATGATGAACGCCAAGGGCGTGGTGGTGACGACGGACGCCGCGCACGGCTTCATGCCCACGCTGGAGCAGTTGGCGCCGCACCTGGGCTCCGCGCGCCTGCTGTGCCTGTGCAGCCCGCTCAACCCCACGGGCACCATGATTGCGCCCGACACGCTGGGCGCCATCTGCGAGCGCGTCGTCGCGGAGAACCGCGCGCGGGAGAAGCAGGGCCGCAAGCCGCTCATCCTGATGTACGACCAGATTTATTGGGTGCTGAGCTTCGGCGCGGTGAAGCACGTGACGCCCGTGGAGCTGGTGCCGGAGGTCGCCCCCTACACCGTCTTCGTGGACGGCATCTCCAAGGCCTTCGCGGCGACGGGTGTGCGCGTGGGCTGGGGCGTGGGGCCGCCGACCATCATCGCTCGGATGCGGGACGTGCTGGGCCACGTGGGTGCGTGGGCGCCCAAGGCCGAGCAGGTCGCCGTGGCGCGCTACCTGGAGGACGTGCCCGCCACGGAGTCCTTCCTGGGGGAGATGCGCCAGCGCGTGGACGCGCGGCTGGAGGCGCTGCACAAGGGCCTGACGCGCATGCGCGAGGCGGGGCTGCCGGTGCGCCACATCGCGCCGCAGGGCGCCATCTACCTGTCGGTCCAGTTCGACCTGGTGGGCAAGGGCGGCCTGAAGACGAATGACGACATCCGCAAGCTGCTCCTGGAGAAGGCGAGCTTCGCGGTGGTGCCCTTCCAGGCGTTCGGGCTGATGGAGGACACCGGCTGGTTCCGGCTGTCGGTGGGCGCGACGTCGGTGTCCGAAATCGAAGAGGCGCTGCCCCGCGTGGAAGCGGCGCTGCGCGAGGCGCTGGCCACGAAGTAG
- a CDS encoding NTP/NDP exchange transporter, whose product MLKRFVDVRDEEVGAVLGSFVYFFTLMCGYAILRPIRNEMGTAGSVKGLPWLFTATFIVMLLAVPAFSALVARWPRRVVLPRIYRFFIVSLVAFFVVLKLGVAKEGVARVFYIWLSVYNLFVVSIFWSFMADVFASEQGKRLFGFIAAGGTTGMLVGPFLVGRLAEPVGPVNLILVSAVLLEVSAQCVRWLSRWARDVQHQPPSAEGPVGGGVLAGLKLMLSSPLLLALGLQVLLYAATSTFLYYQEVRLVAAVSKDAAARTAMFGDIDFYVQLLTLALQTLVTGRVISRLGLGAALAVAPVLTGLGFLGLAAVPVLGVLVVFKALRGASHYALDRPSREILFTTVDREARYKSKSFIDTVVYRGSDTVSAWLQGGLTSLGLSMTGLSLAAVPLAGLWLVVSLYLSREQRRLSKEGAGEFPPVVLDSATSR is encoded by the coding sequence ATGCTCAAGCGATTCGTGGATGTTCGTGACGAGGAAGTCGGCGCCGTCCTGGGGTCCTTCGTCTATTTCTTCACGCTGATGTGTGGCTACGCCATCCTCCGTCCCATCCGCAACGAGATGGGCACGGCGGGCAGCGTGAAGGGCCTGCCGTGGCTCTTCACGGCGACCTTCATCGTGATGCTGCTGGCGGTGCCGGCGTTCTCCGCGCTGGTGGCGCGCTGGCCCCGGCGCGTGGTGCTGCCGCGCATCTACCGCTTCTTCATCGTCAGCCTCGTGGCCTTCTTCGTGGTGCTGAAGCTGGGCGTGGCGAAGGAGGGCGTGGCGCGGGTCTTCTACATCTGGCTGAGCGTCTACAACCTGTTCGTCGTCTCCATCTTCTGGAGCTTCATGGCGGACGTGTTCGCCAGCGAGCAGGGCAAGCGGCTGTTCGGCTTCATCGCCGCGGGAGGCACCACGGGGATGTTGGTGGGGCCCTTCCTGGTGGGACGGCTGGCGGAGCCGGTGGGCCCGGTGAACCTCATCCTGGTGTCCGCGGTGCTGCTGGAGGTGAGCGCGCAGTGCGTGCGCTGGCTGAGCCGCTGGGCCCGCGACGTCCAGCACCAGCCCCCGTCGGCGGAAGGGCCGGTGGGCGGTGGGGTGCTGGCGGGGTTGAAGCTGATGCTGTCCTCGCCCCTGTTGCTCGCGCTGGGGCTGCAGGTGCTGCTCTACGCGGCCACGTCCACGTTCCTCTACTACCAGGAGGTGCGGCTGGTGGCGGCGGTGAGCAAGGACGCGGCGGCGCGCACCGCGATGTTCGGCGACATCGACTTCTACGTGCAGCTCCTGACGCTGGCGCTGCAGACGCTCGTCACGGGGCGGGTCATCTCGCGTCTGGGATTGGGCGCGGCGCTGGCGGTGGCGCCGGTGCTGACGGGGCTGGGCTTCCTGGGGCTCGCGGCGGTGCCGGTGCTGGGCGTGCTGGTGGTGTTCAAGGCGCTGCGAGGCGCCAGCCACTACGCGCTGGATCGCCCCTCGCGCGAAATCCTCTTCACCACGGTGGACCGCGAGGCGCGCTACAAGTCGAAGAGCTTCATCGACACGGTGGTGTACCGGGGCAGCGACACGGTGAGCGCGTGGCTGCAGGGCGGGCTCACCTCGTTGGGGCTGAGCATGACGGGGCTGTCGCTGGCGGCGGTGCCCCTGGCGGGGCTGTGGCTCGTGGTCTCGCTCTATCTGTCGCGCGAGCAGCGGCGGCTGTCCAAGGAGGGCGCGGGGGAGTTCCCGCCCGTCGTCCTGGACAGCGCCACGTCGCGCTGA
- a CDS encoding SDR family oxidoreductase — protein MKLSRRDVIQGAAVTVGSLWAMGCATTGAAGEPGAQGQEAVGAKAGKPLSILILGGTKFLGPALVEYAQSRGHTVTLFNRGKTNPGLFPGVEKLQGDRDPTKAEGLKALEGRKWDAVVDTSGYVPRIVKASAELLAPHVGHYTFISSISVYKDLTTPGITESYPLAQVEDPTTEDVNKYYGALKALCEQAAEAAMPGRVFNVRPGLIIGPDDPTDRFTYWPVRLSRGGEVLAPGDGQDPVQFIDARDLAAWTILGVERHLTGAYNATGPTRPLLMRDFLEASQKTLGTDARLVWADTAFLAKHKVEHWGDMPAWAPRVGEDAGLGRIGVAKALAQGLTFRPITDTVRDTLAWFKAEPPERQAKLKAGLSPEREKEVLAAWHQEHDKGNAHSG, from the coding sequence ATGAAACTGTCTCGCAGGGATGTGATTCAGGGTGCGGCCGTGACGGTGGGGTCGCTGTGGGCCATGGGCTGTGCGACCACGGGCGCGGCGGGGGAGCCGGGCGCGCAAGGGCAGGAGGCGGTGGGCGCGAAGGCGGGCAAGCCCCTGAGCATCCTCATCCTCGGCGGCACGAAGTTCCTGGGGCCGGCGCTGGTGGAGTACGCGCAGTCGCGAGGCCACACCGTCACGCTGTTCAACCGCGGCAAGACGAACCCGGGCCTGTTCCCCGGCGTGGAGAAGCTCCAGGGCGACCGGGACCCCACCAAGGCGGAAGGTCTCAAGGCGCTGGAGGGCCGCAAGTGGGACGCGGTGGTGGACACGTCGGGCTATGTGCCGCGCATCGTGAAGGCGTCGGCGGAGCTGCTCGCGCCCCACGTGGGCCACTACACCTTCATCTCCTCCATCTCCGTCTACAAGGACCTGACGACGCCCGGCATCACCGAGTCCTATCCCCTGGCGCAGGTGGAGGACCCGACGACGGAGGACGTGAACAAGTACTACGGCGCGCTGAAGGCGCTGTGTGAGCAGGCCGCGGAAGCGGCGATGCCCGGCCGCGTGTTCAACGTGCGCCCGGGGCTCATCATCGGACCGGATGACCCGACGGACCGCTTCACGTACTGGCCGGTGCGCCTGTCGCGCGGTGGCGAGGTGCTCGCGCCCGGCGATGGACAGGACCCGGTGCAGTTCATCGACGCCAGGGACCTGGCCGCGTGGACCATCCTCGGCGTGGAGCGCCACCTGACGGGCGCGTACAACGCGACGGGGCCGACGCGCCCGCTGCTGATGCGCGACTTCCTGGAGGCGAGCCAGAAGACGCTGGGCACCGACGCGCGCCTGGTCTGGGCGGACACGGCGTTCCTGGCGAAGCACAAGGTGGAGCACTGGGGCGACATGCCGGCGTGGGCGCCGCGCGTGGGGGAGGACGCGGGCCTGGGCCGCATCGGCGTGGCGAAGGCGCTGGCCCAGGGGCTCACGTTCCGCCCCATCACCGACACCGTGCGCGACACGCTGGCCTGGTTCAAGGCGGAGCCGCCGGAGCGACAGGCCAAGCTGAAGGCGGGCCTGTCTCCCGAGCGGGAGAAGGAGGTGCTCGCCGCGTGGCACCAGGAGCACGACAAGGGCAACGCCCATTCGGGCTGA
- a CDS encoding SHOCT domain-containing protein, giving the protein MEAVDLIVGGSWALFIAMGVGFMLWVVAASRKIQHIREHGLPAEATLLSLEPTAVLINKVRVYNSLLQVRVPGRPPYEVRLNSRTHDWNVQVLEPGLDLKVRVAPDDPNQVVVMGPLIPQNMSNLTRLLQQPEGSLPTPDPVKALKDLQRMASEGLITDEEFEQKKAEILARL; this is encoded by the coding sequence ATGGAAGCAGTCGACCTCATCGTCGGTGGAAGTTGGGCCCTGTTCATCGCCATGGGCGTGGGCTTCATGCTCTGGGTGGTCGCCGCCTCCCGGAAGATTCAACATATCCGTGAGCACGGGCTCCCCGCGGAGGCCACGCTGCTGAGCCTGGAGCCCACCGCGGTGCTCATCAACAAGGTCCGCGTCTACAACAGCCTGCTCCAGGTGCGCGTCCCGGGCCGCCCTCCCTACGAGGTCCGGCTCAACAGCAGGACCCACGACTGGAACGTGCAGGTGCTGGAGCCGGGATTGGACCTGAAGGTCAGGGTGGCCCCGGACGACCCGAACCAGGTCGTCGTCATGGGGCCCCTGATTCCGCAGAACATGAGCAACCTCACCCGACTCCTGCAGCAGCCGGAAGGCAGCCTGCCCACCCCGGACCCGGTGAAGGCCCTGAAGGACCTTCAGCGGATGGCCAGCGAGGGCCTCATCACGGACGAGGAGTTCGAGCAGAAGAAGGCGGAGATTCTCGCGCGCCTCTGA